In the genome of Gemmatimonadota bacterium, the window GCGGTCGAGGCGCTCGACCCGGAGCGCCCCACCGTCGTGCTCCTCGACGCGGCACTCGCCGAACGCTCGGGAGGTCCCGGTGCGCTCGGCGCCCTCGCCGCGTACGTGGCCTTCGTGGGCCTCGGGGAGGAGGGCGAGGACGCGCCGAGCCCGCTCATGGAGGCGGTGGCGCTCACGAGCTGGCTCCCCGCCGGCGCGAGCCGCGGCCAGGGGAACGCGGCGTTGCAGGGGGCCATGCGGCACGCGCGCAGCCTCATTGAAGCGTACCGCGCCTCCCGGCTCGAACAGCAGAGCGCCTTCGACCTGCGCGAGCTCTCCCGCGTGGGCGCCGCGCTGTCCGAGGAGCGGAACCTCGACACGCTGCTCGAACTGATCCTCTCGCAATCATTGCAGCTGTCCAACGCCGACGCCGGCTCGCTCTACCTCATGGAGCGCGACGCCCAGAAGAACCCGTCGACGCTGCGCTTCAAGCTGTCGCAGAACATCACGCTCCCCGAGCTGCCGTTCACCGAGTTCACGATCCCCATCGACCACTCGAGCCTCGCCGGCTACGTGGCATCGACCGGCGATCCGCTCATGATGAACGACGTCTACCTGCTCCCCGACCAGGTGACGTACCGGTTCAACCGGTCGTTCGACGAGAAGTTCGGCTACCGGACCAAGTCGATGCTCGTGCTGCCGATGCGCACGCACCGGGACGAGATCATCGGCGTGCTGCAGCTGATCAACCGCAAGCGCGACGGCGAGCGGCAGCTCACGTCGCTCGACGTCGTGGAGGAGCAGGTCCTGCCCTTCGACCAGCGCTCGGCGGACCTCGTCGCGGCCCTCGCCGCGCAGGCGGCGGTGGCGATCGAGAACAGCCGGCTGTACGAGGACATCGAGCGGCTCTTCGAGGGATTCGTGACCGCGGCGGTCACGGCGATCGAGGCGCGAGACCCGACGACCTCCGGTCACTCGTTCCGCGTCGCGACGCTGACGACGAACCTCGCCGAGGCCGTGGATCACGTGGGGGATGGCCCATACTCGGGCGTCAAGTTCTCGCGGGAGCAGATCCGCGAGATCCGCTACGCAGGCCTCCTCCACGACTTCGGCAAGGTGGGCGTCCGCGAGCAGGTGCTCGTGAAGCAGAAGAAGCTCTACGGGCACGACCTGACGATCCTGCGGCACCGCTTCCACTCGCTGTTGCAGCAGGCCGACCTCGAGTACGAGCGGGAGCGCGCCGAGCACCTGCTCGACCACGGCCCGTCGGACTACAAGGAGGTCGTGGCGCACCTCGACCTCATCCGTCGCGAGCGCCGCGAGCAGCTCTCGCGCTGGCTCGACGCGATCGTGCGCGCCAACGAGCCGACGATCCTCCCCGAGGGGAGCTTCGAGGAGCTGCAGGAGATCGGCCAGCAGACGTTCATCGACTTCGACGGGGTCGAGCGCGCCCTCCTCGGCGAGGACGAGCTGCGGTTCCTCATGATCAACAAGGGGAACCTCGACCCTCGCGAGCGGCGCGAGATCGAGTCGCACGTGACGCACACGTACCGCTTCCTCGAGCAGATCCCCTGGACGCGCGAGCTGAGCGGGATCCCGAAGATCGCGTTCGGCCACCACGAGAAGCTCGACGGCACCGGCTACCCGCGTGGCGTGGGGGAGCACGAGATCCCGGTGCAGACGCGCATGATGACGATCGCCGACATCTACGACGCCCTCACCGCGACCGACCGGCCCTACAAGCGCGCCGTGACGCCGGAGCGCGCCCTCGACATCCTGGGATTCGAGGCGAAGGACGGGCACATCGACAAGCACCTGCTGCAGACCTTCATCCAGGCGCAGGTGTTCACGAAGGTCGCCCCCGCCGAAGGCACGCGGCGGCGCTCGACCCTGGCGCAACGGAGCTCGGCGACGGCGCGCCTGATCGCCACGACCCCGCGCGACAACCCGGTGCCGCCGACGACGCCGTCGACGCCACCGCGGAGCAGCGGGCCGATCAGGGACTGACGGGCGGCGCGCCCCAGCCGCCGCCGCCGGGCGTGCGCAGCTCGATCACGTCGCCGGGCACGAGGTCACGGCGGCACTTGGCCGGCAGCGGCTGCCCGTTGAGCAGGTTCTCGCCCGGCATCCCCGCGGCGCCGCCCATCGCCCCGCGCGGTGCCCGCGACCGGCGCTCGGTGAGCAGCGTGACCGTGCAGGGGGCGAGCACGCGATAGGCGCGGATCACGCCATCGCCCCCGCGGTGGCGCCCCGCCCCGCCAGAGCCGCGACGCACCGCGTAGCGCTCGATCACGATGGGATAGGCGCGCTCGAGCGACTCGATGGGCGTGTTGCGCGTGTTGCTCATCCCCACATGCACCGCATCGGGGCCGGGACCCTTCGCGCTCGCGCCCTGACCACCGCCGAGCGTCTCGTAGAAGGTCCAGCCCGCGCCACCGAAGGTGATGTTGTTCATCGTGCCCTGTCCCTGCGCGGGCACCTCGACGCCGGCGGCGGCGAACGCCGTGAAGAGCAGGTCGGTGATGCGCTG includes:
- a CDS encoding GAF domain-containing protein is translated as MAAFPALGSGNALDVRRVEELPAVEALDPERPTVVLLDAALAERSGGPGALGALAAYVAFVGLGEEGEDAPSPLMEAVALTSWLPAGASRGQGNAALQGAMRHARSLIEAYRASRLEQQSAFDLRELSRVGAALSEERNLDTLLELILSQSLQLSNADAGSLYLMERDAQKNPSTLRFKLSQNITLPELPFTEFTIPIDHSSLAGYVASTGDPLMMNDVYLLPDQVTYRFNRSFDEKFGYRTKSMLVLPMRTHRDEIIGVLQLINRKRDGERQLTSLDVVEEQVLPFDQRSADLVAALAAQAAVAIENSRLYEDIERLFEGFVTAAVTAIEARDPTTSGHSFRVATLTTNLAEAVDHVGDGPYSGVKFSREQIREIRYAGLLHDFGKVGVREQVLVKQKKLYGHDLTILRHRFHSLLQQADLEYERERAEHLLDHGPSDYKEVVAHLDLIRRERREQLSRWLDAIVRANEPTILPEGSFEELQEIGQQTFIDFDGVERALLGEDELRFLMINKGNLDPRERREIESHVTHTYRFLEQIPWTRELSGIPKIAFGHHEKLDGTGYPRGVGEHEIPVQTRMMTIADIYDALTATDRPYKRAVTPERALDILGFEAKDGHIDKHLLQTFIQAQVFTKVAPAEGTRRRSTLAQRSSATARLIATTPRDNPVPPTTPSTPPRSSGPIRD